Within Anopheles nili chromosome 3, idAnoNiliSN_F5_01, whole genome shotgun sequence, the genomic segment AACATACAGTTTTTTGTGAGGCATTTTTTCATAGCGGCATGTAGGCATATGAACAAGTGATATATGATGTAATGTTATAAATATCTTACATGTTATACGATATATGATGAATGTTTCGTATGATCATACAAGCTGGACAGCTATACCGAATCATATATGGAACAATCGCGCTAAGTAtgaaagcctttttttttattatgatgGCTTTGCTGTGATACAATGGCACTGCATCTTTTGAACATTCTTGTTCGTTGATAGATTCTTGTACAATTGCTTTCTGAATCAAAAATTGTAGGGTAATATATGTGATTGTCTAAACTTAAAGTGCTAAAAGGCGAGTACGGTTCTAATCGCTGctacacaaaatttaaaattaatcaattaatcAGTTCTCTCAATATATTAAGACTCGATGCAATCGAAAATGGCCTCAAAGATCTCTTATTGGATGGGGTATCCTTCGTGGCTATTACTTATACCAAAAATAGTGGCATGCATATTATTTTTctatggatttttttaattttatctagTTTAAGAAATAATAagctaaaaataatatttctttcAGAATCGGATTAATAGCAAACCATTATGTAACTTGGTGTAAACAACTGTATTAGCATAATCAAGCTGTGTCAATAATTCGTAAAACCATTGTAAAACCACAGTTCATCGTTCTAAATTTTCGCCTCGTAAACCCCAATAAACCAAATACTTTTACTCGTCCTTATATGGCATTGAATAATACTTCAACAACTATTATTCACTAACGTATTTGCGAGGCTGTGAATCCACTGAGACCCACCAACGAACGACAAAACGAACTCTCGGCAGCACATACACAAAGGTGCCCTCGAGATGGCGGCAAATATTTCCCCGATCGAGCCTTTCAACGCAGTTGAGTttcgaacgcgatcgcgaccTGCTCGAGAACCTGTTGCATAGATACGCCAAGGCCCGCACGATTTCTACACCGAGCGGATTCGTGGTCGGAATACGCAATAAGAAATTGCACGtgtgaacagcaacagaatggaTAACGCGGGCAATCCCGTGCCAGAATCGGTGGCAAACGCGCTCATGAGTATTCACCCGCGGTACAACAGTTTTCACCAGCACAATGGCTTCCCGAGCACAAGCCCGGCGGGAAGTTTGGGCACGCGGTACGAGCAGAGCGCGGATAGTCCGGGCATGGCCGCAAATCACCAGAATGGGTTGAGTTCCGGCAATGGCGGAAGCGGTGCCGTCCAACCGGCGGCCACGAGCGTTATCAACCTGTCCAACTCGAGCGATGTGGTCATTGGCCCGATGACACAGTACCAAGGTGCCGTCACGATCTACCAGTATATGGATGCGACCGTCGAAGCCAGTAGAATTGCAAGTAAGTAAACGAAAACCCATTCTTGCCACTAGCGGGAATGGAATTTTTAAAAGCCGGATTAAGattattttccaaccctttGGGGTCATCCAGCCCATGACAGGTGTGGAAACTTTGAAAAGTTGCGTAATGAGCTACATACAAACGTAATGGCACACAATACAAGCGGCTCAAATTCTTGCCACTAGTAACGACATCAGTATTTGTTACTACGTGTTCGCAACGGCGTTTCAAATTAGTTAACGTCCGGTGGGAATTCCCCAAGCACGCTCTAAACGACGATGTACGCGCCAAACTTGCAATCATCTCGTCAGGGCTTGTTTTTTATCAACACCTCTCGAAAGCACCGAGGCACGGATTGCTTGTATCTAATGGCTAGATGAAGTCATCTAATAGTAGAAAATTGCTTTTGTTGGTATCCCCACGAATCAATACTTCTTCCTGCGGAATTATTTGTTGTTGCGCATGCTGTTGATAGCTGCTAGTAATGGTGATAgttttaataatattaaatcaTTTATTAAGTCTGAAGTGatgttgatgaagatgataAGTCTCCCTTATTTTCCTCACAAGAAGGATTAAGAAGAATGAAGTTATCGAATTTGATTTTAACAATTTTCAAATCATACTAGTGTGAAGTTGGGCCAATACTCAAAACAGAAACATTTCCCGATCTAATTTATCAGATCTTCTTCTTTATCTGATATGCGCATATAAAGTCAATGCCTTCATTTGTCAGATCACACGCATAGAATGCCtaatcatttccattttcattgtCTGATTAGTAtgcaaaatatgcaaaaatggATGATGAGCATGGCTTATAGGCCATATCCAgccatggaaaaaaattgtttgaaagaCTAAAAGAACACCTAGGTCGATATTTAAGATCAACAccataaaatattaaacaattATCCTGTCGGGAGGGAAACCCCTGATCATGAAACATACATCCGATATTCAGGCTCCAACTGGAACGCTCCAACTGGGCAGATAATATTCATACAATCGTGATTTAACGGAGGTGAATTTGAATTaagttgaaaatttaaacCGTCAGCCATGCTGACAGGGTGAAGGACGGACGGACATTCAGGACAATGCCTTAAAGCACGGATCATTGAAAACAACCGATCGCCTTTCGAGTCAACCCTCACACAAATCATCTTCCATCACTTTCCTCTACGCTGGATCGCGAATGCGGCCCTTAATTCAACTGATCAGTATTCTCCGCGGAGTTTGCGAAACGCGAAGATCTCGCTGATCGTCAGTTAACGATCGCATTTACCACAAGCACCAAACAGGCATCGgcaacacaaacaccaccgacACGGTTTTGTTCCAGCGCACTCGTGACCGCGGACGGCGCATGCGTCCCAGGCTATATGCATTCGCTCGCACACAGTGTGCTTGCTGTGTCGCGGCCAGTTAATCTGCTTTCCGCGCCGTCACGACCGGCGTTTTGTCCGCGATTCGTCAGTCTGCGTGGTGCTCcgcggaacgaaacgaaacgttgCATCGCGAACCCGAAGTAAGGTGAACCAACATTTGCGCGCCAGTCAGTGCATGGTGGATTAGCGCGCGAGTCGCGTGTATTGTGAACGTGAACGCGAACGCGTGTGAACCGTGGTTTGGTTATCGAAGGTTTTGGCGAGCCGTTGCGTTGACGCGTtgctaattgaatttaaatctcCAGTGAACACGCGGGTGTGTAGCTGTGAGGATAATCGCCGTTCCTCAACGGATAGACGGTTTCGTGCCGTACGGTGCAGTTTGACGACGACAATCACGGTGAAAGTTTGTCGCATCGCACGGGTACACGGAAGTGTTTgtgccaaaaaacaaaaaaaaaatccccccgacggtcagcagcaatggtcgttCGAGATTCGATCCGGCTCAGTTACACTCTCTCGTGACCGTGACCGGGGTGAAATGAAGCTGTTGCTAAAGATTCACAACAAAGAGCGCCCATCGGTGTTTGGGGCGTCACCGGGCCCAACGGGCGGGTTGTTCCAGCGGAAGCGTAAATATTATCATCGTCGCGGTTCGAAAGCATCCGCTATTCCGCTCGCTAGCCTCAACCAACCTGCATCTGGTCCGTCGCACGTTACCACACCCATCGCGCCCTCCCCAGTGACGTCATCCGCAACCGGTGCGTCAACGCTGAGCGGTGGTCCGTACGAGCCTGATCCGGTGGCCACTTCCGGTACGCTCGTTTACGTGTCGGAATCCGCCCAGAGACGACCGGTGGCGCGGAGTTCCCCGTTCCAGTCATCGGCACGCAGTTTTGCTAGCATTTCCCGGAGTGTGTAACATCCTGTAGACTTCattctcccaaaaaaaacccatcctcACTCATCCTCAACATTCGCTTGCTGGCCTGATGCCCCTGCCCTTATGCCAAGTTATTACTGCTCTAGCGTGCCCTAGATTGGCGGATTGGCCAATCGAAGAACGTGTTTGGAAACACGGGAGAAACGGCCCAAAATCAAGCTGGATGCCATGCATACCGGCGTGTTTACACTTGCGGGCTATTTTTGTTCGAAAACATCAAGCTTCCCCTTCCAGAGCTCCTTTGGTAATGAtcggggagtgtttttttttgttaccattTATCGCGCCATTCTACACCAGTATGACAAGCACTGGTAATGGCGCCGCGAAAACACATGTTTCCAGACAAACGACGAGTGTTGGATAAGCTTTGTGTCTTGGACGAGTGGACGCCGTGGATGACTGTATTTATTGCGCTTATGAAGGCAAGCATGAGATCGCACTACAGGACGTGGGAAGTTCTGATGCATGGCATGTATGCATGCTTCaattggccaaaaaaaaacgcacaaacaccCGTTCTGGCTTTGCAGTGCAGGGGTGCATGGATGCATGTTCTGTGCGTCATGCAGTTGATGTAGATAGTTCAACACAATCCCGGAGTTTGTTGTGTTGATCGTCGTTTTACTGATCAtgaggatgtgtttttttttgtgtgcaagaATGTCCCATTTTATTACCGTCAGCGATGATGAAGAATTCAAAAGATTTTGATAATGATTAAACTTAcgcattttgatttttataaatacaattttttcaaaaacatgttttttccaaaaattagTTGTAAAATTTAGGTGCGCACTAAACTCGATAAAATACGATGATTGAAAATCGATCATTCAAAACAACATGAATTCATTTCCATACCTTATGTGCGAACATTTCCGTCATATaagcaagaaaatgaaaactacaAAATATGTGCACATGTTGGGAAAAAAGAATCAATTTATAAACCCGACTTTAAACCTTTTAAACATATTAATGTTTATGTGTATAATATTTGAttcacattttttaaattaattgtaatGTCACAAATTTACCCTTCGTCTTCTTTAATTGATGAAACGGGGTAATTTGTAATGTTTGGAATAAGATATATTTTATAGAAACCACAACACTGTCCATACACAAAATCGTGTGTTGGAATTTAATTGTACCCCAAAACTGCGCAACAGCAAACTAATGGCAAATAACCTTCCATGCGCTGTGCATTTCAATCAAGAAATACGTCCCCACAAACGAACGGATTTTTACGTCCATTTCGAGTAAATGTGCAACTCAAACAAAATCAGAAACGCCATTCgcaaaccacgacgacggttGATTCGTCATTTCCAACGTAAACTGCAATGTGcattgttcgaaaaaaaacgggcgaaTATGTGTGCTGACGTAATATTTATCATTCAAACATTGCACTCGATATTTGCTAACATCCAACGCCAGCAGCATAACGGCAACACCTCCATCGGCAGCTGAGCTTCACTGAACTCTATTACGCTTTTATTCCACCTTCCATTGCCAGCCGGTCGCAATAACCAAAACCGCGGATTACCTTCGACGGAACCATCGACCCTGCGGCAGGAGCGCTACTTCATCTACGGGGCGTTAATATTCTTCGCGATCgtcggattttccaccgccatctACTTTATCGTGAACCAATCTCACAGTTCCCCCGAGCGGCTCACCAGGGAAATTCTGTTCGACAACAACTACAACGATCGAACGAGTAAGCGTTGTGAGGGAATAAGTGACCAAAGTGCTGAAGTTCCCGGTTAATTCCGACAGATTGATCTCCTTGCAGTGCCAACGCTCGGCAACAGCCACATGATCGTGGATCGCCGAAATTGGGGATCACAACCCGGTGTACACGCGTCCACGCCACTGGAACATCCGGTGCAGTATGTGTTGGTCACGCACATCGGTGTACGCTCGAAGAATTGCTCAGGGATGCACGATTGCGCCAACAGGATGCGGATGTTGCAGGATGCGGCTATTGGGGAGCGATATCTGCCGGATATTCCGAGCAATTTTTACGTAAGCTTGAACTCGAAGCATCCTTCCTGAGGGATAAGCTTTGatcggggttttctttttgcagattggtggtgatggaaacGTGTACGTTGGTCGAGGATGGGACATTGCCAACGCATATCACAATCGGACGGTGTCTGTCTGCTTCATAGGAGACTACGAGCGTTTGGAACCGAACGAATCCCAACTGTCCGCTATGCAGCATCTGCTGACGTACGGCGTGATCCAGTACAAGTTGTCGAAGGACTACAAACTCGTCGCTCGACGGCAGGTTGTACTTCGTGGATGCGTGTCGTCCTGGAGCGTGTTAGTAACAAtcgttcgttgattttttttccagacGAAGAAAACCACCAGCCCGGGTGAAAAGCTGTACAATCGGATCGTTCGGCTTCCACGGTGGAATCCGTGCAATACGCAGACGTATGCGCATTGTGGTGCAGAACTTGGGTTCTCGAGCGTTTGGGACGACGAGCATGATTTCAACGAGCGTAATGGATTGAAAAACCCACTGCTTATTCACCGGAAAAACACCGAGGAAGAGTGACACCCTTGGGCGTTGGGTTGGGAAGAGAAAGGACTCTCACTTGTGGAACACTTTTGTATCTAGTCATaggcgtgtttcttttttgtacatAGCTGTAAATGATACGAGATGGATGAGGCGAATTGCTTGTTCATTGCAATAAAATTGCTTACCAAACAGTACTCACTAAACATTCTCAAGGCTCAAAATTTTATCCCAATCAGAAAGAATCTTTTTACAACGCTTGTTTGGTTGAAGCTTCGGTATATAGATACTTACTTAACCCCTGAACACTTACCCACTTTCGTATCTCGTTCCAGATGGACACAATAATCAGAATAAACTAATGGAGTCGAATGCTACCAACGGAATGATGTACGAGCGACCTATCGTGTACAGCGTAATCGTGCTGTTCGTAATCGCAGGTCTGCTCCTACTGTTTTACGTTATCTATTGGACGCTTCCGGTCAGCGATAAAACCATCGAGAAGGAGCTATTTTTTGAGAATGATTTTACCTCCCACTCTAGTAAGTACTAGTACCACCCGCAGGTTGCCTTCAATTACGCTGTACGGattcctttcgttcgtttagtTCCCAACCTCGGTAATGGACATTTGCTTATCGATCGTAACAACTGGGGCGCGCAAGGAGTGCAAGGACCGTACGAACTGCTGCATCCCATCCCATACGTCCTGATAACGCATATCGGTGTGCACTCGGAAAACTGCTCGAATGTGCACGTGTGTTCTATCAAGATGCGAACGTTGCAGGATGCTGCGATCGCTGAAAGGAGTCTTAAGGATATTCCCAGCAACTTTTACGTTAGTTCTACTAGCATTTCTGACATTCGATCAcacgatcggatcggatttttttttagacgtctctctttttttcttcccccttcCCGCAGCTCGGAGGTGACGGTAATGTGTATGTCGGTCGTGGCTGGGACACGGCCAACGCATACGCCAACATGACCCTTGCCATCTGCTTTATGGGTGATTACAACCGTTACGAACCGAACGATCTGCAAATGGCGGCCCTGGACCATCTGCTGACGTACGGCGAGCAGGAGGATCTGTTGACGAAAAATTACAAAATCGTCGCACACAGACAGGTTTGGTTGACTTGACCGGCGAGGAATTGCTAGCTAGCTagcgcatttatttttttttgtatccttttAGGCACGGAACACACGAAGCCCGGGCATAAGGGTTTACGAAAAAATAACGCAACTCACACGTTGGTATCCTTGCGGGTTGCCAGGATACGAACGGTGTGGTGTCGAGATTGGTCTGCCAGCCATCTGGGATCAGGAATACCCGAAGGGTTTAACGACGAGCGCACCCGCCAGTAAAAATAGTACTCAAAATGGTTCATCCCGGTAGGCTTGGAATTTGAATTTCTCTCCAAACGCCAGACAATTTGATTTACGATTCCGCTATTGCCAGCCTTCGTTAGCAAATATGGATTTCCATCATTCGTCTATCAAAAATTGACACATTTTAAACAGCGCGTGTTTCGCAAAGCGGCTGTTTGCTTACTGAGGTTTCAAACAtcagccaccaaaaaaaagaaacagagcaAATAGCAACCTTATCAACAGCCAACAGCTGTACCCGGGTCGAGTTGATCAAGTCACGTTTCTGCTATGCTACGGTACAATGTTGTATGTTTGCGTGAGCATCGCTTGTTTGCTCACCATAAGATGCATGTTACATTATTCGCCTGCGTTTGCTCGCCAACCAAACGGCACAGCTGGATTGAGCGAGCAAATTTTAACGAGAATTCTTTCCATCTGGTCAATGACGCGTGCATGATATCATCGGTTTGCAAACAATTCTAGGTTTCTTTGAAACTGGAaatatgcacaaaaaaaagggaaagacaGTTTTCCAACGCCAACTGCGATGCCGATGTGTGCTCCACTACACCTACAcgggattttgttttcccagaTTTGCGCATGTCGACTAATTCGCTCGATTGTTGATTAGTGAGCGATTACCAACGCTATGAATGGCTGAATCCGGCATTATCTTCACGTATGGCGCATGAAGGGAGCATTTAATAATTTTAGTGTAATTCCAGCTTTCACCGCGTGTCGGACTGGTACTCGATAAATACCGCGAAGCCATCACCCAGTGCAGTATTTGTTCGCTTTGTTTCTACGCTGCAGTTTCCGCCGGCGCTGGCCCGTTATCGGTGAAaagtttgtttgattgaaattaattgtAGACTCGATAACGGTCTTTCTCTATTGAGGGTAtcggtcgtttgttttttttttgttttgttgttgctgttgatgtgcCCTGTCTCGCGCGGTTAGttagaaaaaaatggacaaaGTTTTCCGTACCTTTAAATACAAGGGCTCACAGCCACGCATACAACGGTACGGCCGGTTCAGACCACTTGAAACACGCTGCAATTACGGCAACGAGAGGCGTAACGATGTAATCAACTCCAAACACTGTCCTCTCGGAAAAGTCCTTCAGATAAGCGAGCGGATTTGCTATGCTAACACACCGTTGCGGCTGTGATGCAGCACTAGACGAAATAATTTCAGCCAAGATGATTGgagcttttcatttttaatcgaGTTAGCTTCAGGAAGAAATAcgattttattaaaaaaaatttagagTGCGGATAGTTGGACTGGACCCAACGCAATGCAGTGTATCATAGGCAGTTTCCTGTTGCATATATGTTCAGAGTGCGGCTTATTTGTGTACATACTTATTTGTGATAAATCGCATTCCACTGCACCGCGGTTAACATCCACCAAGCGCCCACCGAAGAGAATATTCTATTAATAAAATTCTAGTTTTTCTACCGTTTCTGTTTAACttgattttaataaaaaaaaacaatatcgtTTTCAAGTACCATTAATCGTATATTTTACATATTACATCGCATGAGACAATTACTAGACAGCAATTCTAAAGAATAGTCTAATTacggtgaaaaatgatcccCTCCCGTGTGTCTTAAATTGAGtcaaaattattcaaatttacacATGCGTCGACGCTGACGGTGctgagaaaacaaataaactccCCAATTGCAATACCCATTCCGCGAAAAGGGGGTCCGCGACAAACGTTATCGCGTTGGCGATTCCTACGAACACGATCGCGCCCCATGCGTGTATTTGATGATGATACGCGTCAACCCCCGTGAGCGCTGGTAGTTGAGAAAACTGTGCCTCCAAGCTTCGAGCGAGATGATGGCAGCTGTAGTAGTAGTAGATAGTGTTAGATCGTGAACGCATACGCATCGGTTCTTCGCGTGGCGCTAACAAAGATCCAAATCGAACGTTTTTTCGACTACAGTTTTGTAAGAAAGGATACTACTAAGCTTTGTGTCATCAGCGGATACATGTGCTGCATTACTGGCGGTTTAATTATAATACTGTTGTGAGTGCTAAAGAACCATAAATTTGAACTGGAGGATCGATAGCCGAGGCTTACTCCGATCGTCGCGTGAAGTGTGCAAAGCAACTGGTGTAAGTGTCCTGATCTTCGTGATCATCTCAGCTGCAATCAGTGAGAGCATGTGATGTtgcatgcaaaaacaaatcgcGACCCGGACAGGTTTGCTcttttgcattaaaaattcaatgtTTCCCCGTACCTAGATATAGTCGGGAGGGGTTGGTTCAGTGTTGGTGACGATAAACAGATAAAACTTGTCTTCCAgagcgatggtttttttttcttgtttgctctGCGAGCTACAAAAGTAAATAACCTTCAAACATTCCGTTGTTCTGAAGCGATAGTTCACACAAACATTAGACGGATTGGATTGACTGTACGATCATCTGCGATCATTGAAAGGTGCGGTGATGCttgttaattttttctccCTATGAATGATGACGTATTACTTGACTCGCTGGATTTGCGTACATTCCACGTTTGAAAAAAGTTACATTTAGTACAAAAAGCTCTTGATCCGTGATTTTGACTGGTGGTGCTTGTGAATAAACGAGACATGTTCTGCCATAGGACATGCCattcatcctttttttaagAATCGCAAAATCTTGAAAAAGCTATGCTTAAGGATTTTGGGCTGATGTTAAGGAATCAGTGCCTTgtgatgaaaagtgaaaatttgtTGCTCGAAATGAACGAATTTCTTAAAGGGCACGCGTAATTGAAGCGGCTTGCTTCCAGAGAGAAGACATACAACACAGTGTTAAACGGACATCGGTGTGATATGCTTTTTCAAACATGATGTGCTGATCACATGTTGAATGGAGTTTAATTGATTTCCGCCTTTGCACTTAActaaataatttatcattattaCATAGCAAATACACAAAACCAGCGCGCAGTACATGTTCCTAAAGTGTTATATTGACATGATTTACAATTAAATGCGCGTGGCCTACACATGATCTGAAACAAATCTGGTCGGTCCGTTCAAGATGCAAacggcggagaaaaaaaacagctttttctatttttcattcttaTCAGCACTCGGCACATTAACTTGACCTCAGTGCATACACATCATCACCAATTTAGTGGTGTGCAGTCAAATGATAGAAGGGTTTTgtatggctttttttcttgcccatAACAATCCCGACTCTTTACTCTCGACACACATTGTAAAACACTTATCGATAGCACCACGCTATTACACAATGGACATATCCTGACGGCAAGCTATTTCCAAGAAATTTACCGAATTAGTTTGCTCGCGCGCGATGGTTGGCAAATTTGTATGGGCAATGTTAATAAGTAGAAAAAACTCAAGCACCCGTTTCGCATTTCCCTTTGCAGGTAAAATCCTTTTACATGGGTtcgagagaaggaaaatgacTGCTAGCATCTCTTGTagataaaacattcaaaaacgCTCACGAAAAGTATACTTAACAATCGTAAACCCCCGTTACGTCTCAACATGGCGAAAGGAAGTCGCCATTCGCCGGAAAGTAGTGTAAAACTATCCGCAGAAAGTAACGCCACAGACGCGATTCCGGCAGGTGGTGCAAATACGCACATGGTTGTAAATAACCCTTGCACCGTAACCAGCGCGACAGATAGTACCAGAGGCAGTCTCTCCAATATCTCGACGACATCCATCAAACGAACAGACAACGCCTGTGATGACGATTCGAGTGCGTTCGATAGCAGTAGCGATACGGAGTGCGATGATGATTCGATTAAGCGTACCATTGAAAGCATATCGGGTGCACTGGTACCGGGAGAGGCTCGTGTCCTACCGAGCGGTGGTGCGCAAGCCTTCAATCCGGCACTCCGGCCAGGATCCGGGCGTACCGAACCGGGAACATCCAGTATCGGTGCCATTGCGGTACACAACTCATCCGACATCACGTTCGGCAACAAAACGTACATCAAGGGGCAGGTTGTGATTAAAAATATCTACCAGGATCGCACGAATGGAGTCGTGAACGAAGGGTACCAAGGGCATGAGAACGATGTGATCGTAACTAATTCCACTAAAAAAGGTACTGCAAAACCAGGGACGAAAGGAacagtgaaaattaattttttttcattctccttAGTGCCAGCTACAGTCCCGGTACCTTCAGAGCCGCGAACGTGGCAGTCTAGTCTTAAGGCAATCATCAAAGATAAACCCTTTCTCAGCTTTATCGTGATGATATCGTTAATGATCGTCCTGTGTGCCATTGTAGCGGTCATATCGATTCTCACCGCGTCAGGTAAAGCTAGGTTAAGGCCACCCATTGGTGACGGCAACGACAACCGTCCCAATGTCCCGCAGGACAAGGACATAGGTACAGGATGTGTTTCGTATTTCTTTGAAGTTGTGATTGAAAGCAACCTCTACCCGTTATGATACTCGCCGTTCCGTGTGTATGATCGTACAACGATGTTATTCCATTTCTTCCACAGAGGACGATCTAATTCCAGATCCGAGGCCACTACGGATAGTGTCGAGGACAGAGTGGCTTGCACAGCCGCCTCGTGAGAATTTAACAGATCTGAAGCTGCCGGTAAACAATGTTATAATTGCTCATACCGCCACCGAAGGCTGCACCACTCAGGTAAATCACACGAAAACGCCCCAAACGTTCATTCTTATGTTTTATAAATTGAATGTTGTATACAATGTAATTTAACGGTTAACGGTTATCACCCGTGACTAGCCATCCATTCGGCATAATGAAAGAACATTTAGTGACTTTTATGCTCATTGATAACATTGGTGGGGATTTTTCATCTGTGCTATAATCATGAATAGTGATGGCGGGCCATCTGATCTAAGGATCTACTCTTAGGCAAGTTGGCTAGCCGTGCCTTCAGCAGAATTAACGCAATTTAATATGTGGCCTGCA encodes:
- the LOC128724441 gene encoding uncharacterized protein LOC128724441, which produces MKLLLKIHNKERPSVFGASPGPTGGLFQRKRKYYHRRGSKASAIPLASLNQPASGPSHVTTPIAPSPVTSSATGASTLSGGPYEPDPVATSGTLVYVSESAQRRPVARSSPFQSSARSFASISRTGRNNQNRGLPSTEPSTLRQERYFIYGALIFFAIVGFSTAIYFIVNQSHSSPERLTREILFDNNYNDRTMPTLGNSHMIVDRRNWGSQPGVHASTPLEHPVQYVLVTHIGVRSKNCSGMHDCANRMRMLQDAAIGERYLPDIPSNFYIGGDGNVYVGRGWDIANAYHNRTVSVCFIGDYERLEPNESQLSAMQHLLTYGVIQYKLSKDYKLVARRQTKKTTSPGEKLYNRIVRLPRWNPCNTQTYAHCGAELGFSSVWDDEHDFNERNGLKNPLLIHRKNTEEDFDGHNNQNKLMESNATNGMMYERPIVYSVIVLFVIAGLLLLFYVIYWTLPVSDKTIEKELFFENDFTSHSIPNLGNGHLLIDRNNWGAQGVQGPYELLHPIPYVLITHIGVHSENCSNVHVCSIKMRTLQDAAIAERSLKDIPSNFYLGGDGNVYVGRGWDTANAYANMTLAICFMGDYNRYEPNDLQMAALDHLLTYGEQEDLLTKNYKIVAHRQARNTRSPGIRVYEKITQLTRWYPCGLPGYERCGVEIGLPAIWDQEYPKGLTTSAPASKNSTQNGSSRILNNRKPPLRLNMAKGSRHSPESSVKLSAESNATDAIPAGGANTHMVVNNPCTVTSATDSTRGSLSNISTTSIKRTDNACDDDSSAFDSSSDTECDDDSIKRTIESISGALVPGEARVLPSGGAQAFNPALRPGSGRTEPGTSSIGAIAVHNSSDITFGNKTYIKGQVVIKNIYQDRTNGVVNEGYQGHENDVIVTNSTKKVPATVPVPSEPRTWQSSLKAIIKDKPFLSFIVMISLMIVLCAIVAVISILTASGKARLRPPIGDGNDNRPNVPQDKDIEDDLIPDPRPLRIVSRTEWLAQPPRENLTDLKLPVNNVIIAHTATEGCTTQEGCIALVRSIQRYHMGTAKYGDIGYNFLIGGDGFIYEGRGWFKIGAHTKGYNSISQGIAFIGNYDTIDRPTETQMEQLELLLRNGTENGHLHTNYELFGASQLQGTISPGKYLMERLRLLPHFRENVRKIGQ